A window of the Enoplosus armatus isolate fEnoArm2 chromosome 5, fEnoArm2.hap1, whole genome shotgun sequence genome harbors these coding sequences:
- the snrpa gene encoding U1 small nuclear ribonucleoprotein A isoform X6: MATPDVRLNHTIYINNLNEKIKKDELKKSLYAIFSQFGQILDILVARNLKMKGQAFVIFKEVNSASNALRSMQGFPFYDKPMRIQYAKQDSDIIAKMKGTYVERDRKKEKKKIKGADGAGAKKGVPGAAATNCLLSSQVAENPPNHILFLTNLPEETNELMLSMLFNQFPGFKEVRLVPGRHDIAFVEFDNEVQAGAARDALQGFKITQANAMKISFAKK; the protein is encoded by the exons ATGGCCACTCCGGATGTACGGCTTAATCACACAATCTACATCAACAACTTAAATGAGAAAATCAAGAAAGATG AGTTGAAAAAGTCGCTGTACGCAATCTTCTCACAGTTCGGGCAGATTTTGGACATCTTGGTTGCACGAAACCTGAAGATGAAGGGTCAGGcctttgtcattttcaaagAGGTTAACAGCGCTTCCAATGCACTGAGATCCATGCAGGGCTTTCCTTTCTACGACAAGCCCATG CGTATCCAGTATGCCAAGCAGGACTCTGACATCATAGCTAAGATGAAGGGGACATATGTGGAGCGTGACCgtaaaaaagagaagaagaagatcaaaGGAGCTGATGGAGCAGGAGCTAAGAAGGGTGTACCGGGAGCTGCTGC GACCAACTGTCTTTTATCCTCACAGGTTGCAGAGAATCCTCCCAATcacatcctcttcctcaccaaCCTGCCAGAGGAGACAAACGAGCTCATGCTCTCCATGCTCTTCAACCA GTTCCCCGGGTTCAAGGAGGTGCGTCTGGTCCCTGGTCGCCACGACATCGCCTTTGTGGAGTTTGACAATGAAGTGCAGGCCGGCGCTGCACGAGACGCACTACAAGGCTTTAAGATCACACAAGCAAACGCCATGAAGATCTCATTCGCTAAGAAATAA
- the LOC139285219 gene encoding inositol-trisphosphate 3-kinase A-like, whose protein sequence is MGQTRSDQSHTTATPGRAKWKGGETPQRLRIRRFMSGDKRQGDQLNRNPMKNKVLSCLGRRKRDSSQTEAELGCGNGAGDPATRRDHRVGKLPRDEVVSAVGEHRASPGCLETSPGLDGNTEATQHTVKREAPAGSSDASGLETRTGEVSSAGCEEPKPEREDNASDPPPRAMEDQPLGGNNQHRVGSTVRELTGTGLSSAPLLTSDPDTGRTLSNLPADQPLDSGLTIPDDHAESKMTKTDCCTISCPPKAAGDQSNCCSAETESLKDADQAPQGPPGGQCFQGTIPKLIITRDPSPTRSQGTPALLVRTELNTSSCLDPHPDDESPCSDSGCGGSPALMRSPRKLSNSSSIGLSSASSFEESEDDFTGSDIESSLSPARSLCSPDDGTGNKSWQKLKTMVHWSPFVVSFKKRYPWVQLAGHAGNFQAGEYGRLLKRYCECEQQCLQKLMKDTLRPYVPGYYGVVQRDQQDYNLMDDLLADFDSPSIMDCKMGSRTYLEEELIKARERPRLRKDMYEKMVAVDPGAPTEQEKAQQGVLKPRYMQWRETLSSTATLGFRIEGIKKADGTCNTNFKKTKHREQVMQALEDFVGGNTQILKLYLQRLEELRSVLEQSQFFRSHEVVGSSLLFVHDASGKARVWMIDFGKTVPLPAPRTLDHRTPWVEGNREDGYLWGLDNLIDILSSMLPQTP, encoded by the exons ATGGGCCAAACTCGCTCGGATCAATCGCACACCACTGCCACCCCAGGCAGAGCGAAATGGAAAGGAGGCGAGACACCCCAGCGTCTCCGTATCCGCAGATTTATGAGCGGAGATAAGCGACAGGGTGACCAGTTAAACAGGAATCCgatgaaaaacaaagtgctgtCGTGTCTGGGAAGGAGAAAGCGAGACTCCAGCCAAACAGAAGCGGAGTTAGGTTGCGGAAACGGAGCCGGAGATCCAGCAACGCGCCGCGATCACAGAGTAGGAAAGTTGCCGAGGGACGAGGTTGTGTCGGCGGTTGGGGAACACCGAGCATCCCCGGGTTGTTTGGAGACATCACCCGGCCTAGATGGTAATACCGAAGCTACACAACACACCGTGAAACGAGAGGCACCGGCTGGCTCGTCCGATGCGTCAGGTTTGGAAACGCGGACCGGAGAAGTCAGCAGTGCGGGCTGCGAGGAGCCGAAACCCGAGCGAGAGGACAATGCCTCGGATCCCCCGCCGAGGGCCATGGAAGATCAGCCACTGGGGGGAAACAACCAGCATCGTGTTGGGTCTACGGTTAGGGAATTAACGGGGACTGGTCTGAGTTCAGCCCCGCTGCTCACCTCTGACCCGGACACCGGGCGGACTTTGTCCAACTTGCCCGCGGATCAACCTTTGGATAGTGGACTGACGATACCGGACGATCACGCTGAgagtaaaatgacaaaaactgaCTGTTGTACCATTTCGTGTCCGCCCAAGGCGGCTGGTGACCAAAGCAACTGTTGTTCGGCTGAAACTGAGAGCCTTAAGGACGCTGATCAGGCCCCTCAGGGTCCCCCAGGAGGCCAGTGTTTCCAAGGAACCATACCGAAACTCATCATAACTAGAGACCCCAGTCCGACCCGATCTCAAGGGACACCGGCCCTGCTGGTCCGAACGGAGCTCAACACCAGCTCGTGTCTGGACCCTCACCCTGATGACGAGTCTCCCTGCTCGGACAGCGGCTGCGGAGGGTCCCCTGCGCTGATGCGCTCTCCGAGGAAGCTGTCCAACTCCTCCTCCATCGGCCTGTCCTCCGCCTCGTCCTTTGAGGAGTCTGAAGACGACTTCACTGGGAGTGACATCGAGTCCAGTCTGTCTCCGGCCCGGTCTCTGTGTAGCCCGGACGATGGGACAGGG aatAAGTCCTGGCAGAAATTGAAGACCATGGTTCACTGGTCCCCCTTCGTTGTGTCCTTCAAGAAGCGTTACCCATGGGTGCAGCTAGCTGGCCATGCAG GTAACTTCCAGGCTGGGGAGTATGGACGCTTGTTGAAGCGATACTGTGAGTGTGAGCAGCAGTGCCTACAGAAGCTGATGAAGGACACCCTGCGCCCCTATGTGCCTGGTTATTATGGTGTAGTACAGAGAGACCAGCAGGACTATAACCTGATGGATGACCTGCTGGCTGACTTCGACTCACCCTCCATCATGGACTGTAAGATGGGCAGCAG GACGTActtggaggaggagctgatAAAAGCCAGAGAGCGTCCGCGTTTGCGGAAAGACATGTATGAGAAGATGGTCGCAGTGGACCCCGGGGCCCCCACCGAGCAGGAGAAGGCCCAGCAGGGAGTCCTCAAACCCAGATACATGCAGTGGAGGGAGACACTCAGCTCTACAGCCACCCTGGGCTTCCGCATCGAAGGCAttaag AAAGCTGACGGAACTTGTAACACCAACTTTAAGAAGACAAAGCACAGGGAGCAGGTGATGCAGGCCTTGGAGGACTTTGTAGGTGGCAACACTCAGATTCTG AAACTTTACCTGCAGCGGTTAGAGGAACTTCGGTCAGTCCTTGAGCAGTCACAGTTCTTCAGGTCACACGAG GTTGTGGgcagctctctgctgtttgtgcaCGACGCCTCGGGGAAGGCCAGAGTGTGGATGATCGACTTCGGGAAGACAGTTCCTTTGCCGGCCCCTCGGACCCTGGACCACAGGACTCCCTGGGTGGAAGGCAACAGGGAGGACGGGTACCTGTGGGGACTGGACAACCTCATAGACATCCTCAGCAGTATGCTCCCACAGACACCTTGA
- the snrpa gene encoding U1 small nuclear ribonucleoprotein A isoform X5, with protein MATPDVRLNHTIYINNLNEKIKKDELKKSLYAIFSQFGQILDILVARNLKMKGQAFVIFKEVNSASNALRSMQGFPFYDKPMRIQYAKQDSDIIAKMKGTYVERDRKKEKKKIKGADGAGAKKGVPGAAAPMVAGVPAVAENPPNHILFLTNLPEETNELMLSMLFNQFPGFKEVRLVPGRHDIAFVEFDNEVQAGAARDALQGFKITQANAMKISFAKK; from the exons ATGGCCACTCCGGATGTACGGCTTAATCACACAATCTACATCAACAACTTAAATGAGAAAATCAAGAAAGATG AGTTGAAAAAGTCGCTGTACGCAATCTTCTCACAGTTCGGGCAGATTTTGGACATCTTGGTTGCACGAAACCTGAAGATGAAGGGTCAGGcctttgtcattttcaaagAGGTTAACAGCGCTTCCAATGCACTGAGATCCATGCAGGGCTTTCCTTTCTACGACAAGCCCATG CGTATCCAGTATGCCAAGCAGGACTCTGACATCATAGCTAAGATGAAGGGGACATATGTGGAGCGTGACCgtaaaaaagagaagaagaagatcaaaGGAGCTGATGGAGCAGGAGCTAAGAAGGGTGTACCGGGAGCTGCTGCACCCATGGTTGCTGGGGTACCTGCT GTTGCAGAGAATCCTCCCAATcacatcctcttcctcaccaaCCTGCCAGAGGAGACAAACGAGCTCATGCTCTCCATGCTCTTCAACCA GTTCCCCGGGTTCAAGGAGGTGCGTCTGGTCCCTGGTCGCCACGACATCGCCTTTGTGGAGTTTGACAATGAAGTGCAGGCCGGCGCTGCACGAGACGCACTACAAGGCTTTAAGATCACACAAGCAAACGCCATGAAGATCTCATTCGCTAAGAAATAA
- the snrpa gene encoding U1 small nuclear ribonucleoprotein A isoform X1, with amino-acid sequence MATPDVRLNHTIYINNLNEKIKKDELKKSLYAIFSQFGQILDILVARNLKMKGQAFVIFKEVNSASNALRSMQGFPFYDKPMRIQYAKQDSDIIAKMKGTYVERDRKKEKKKIKGADGAGAKKGVPGAAAPMVAGVPAAMPVSGAIGVAENPPNHILFLTNLPEETNELMLSMLFNQFPGFKEVRLVPGRHDIAFVEFDNEVQAGAARDALQGFKITQANAMKISFAKK; translated from the exons ATGGCCACTCCGGATGTACGGCTTAATCACACAATCTACATCAACAACTTAAATGAGAAAATCAAGAAAGATG AGTTGAAAAAGTCGCTGTACGCAATCTTCTCACAGTTCGGGCAGATTTTGGACATCTTGGTTGCACGAAACCTGAAGATGAAGGGTCAGGcctttgtcattttcaaagAGGTTAACAGCGCTTCCAATGCACTGAGATCCATGCAGGGCTTTCCTTTCTACGACAAGCCCATG CGTATCCAGTATGCCAAGCAGGACTCTGACATCATAGCTAAGATGAAGGGGACATATGTGGAGCGTGACCgtaaaaaagagaagaagaagatcaaaGGAGCTGATGGAGCAGGAGCTAAGAAGGGTGTACCGGGAGCTGCTGCACCCATGGTTGCTGGGGTACCTGCTGCTATGCCTGTAAGTGGGGCAATAGGT GTTGCAGAGAATCCTCCCAATcacatcctcttcctcaccaaCCTGCCAGAGGAGACAAACGAGCTCATGCTCTCCATGCTCTTCAACCA GTTCCCCGGGTTCAAGGAGGTGCGTCTGGTCCCTGGTCGCCACGACATCGCCTTTGTGGAGTTTGACAATGAAGTGCAGGCCGGCGCTGCACGAGACGCACTACAAGGCTTTAAGATCACACAAGCAAACGCCATGAAGATCTCATTCGCTAAGAAATAA
- the snrpa gene encoding U1 small nuclear ribonucleoprotein A isoform X4: MATPDVRLNHTIYINNLNEKIKKDELKKSLYAIFSQFGQILDILVARNLKMKGQAFVIFKEVNSASNALRSMQGFPFYDKPMRIQYAKQDSDIIAKMKGTYVERDRKKEKKKIKGADGAGAKKGVPGAAAPMVAGVPAAMPVKNPPNHILFLTNLPEETNELMLSMLFNQFPGFKEVRLVPGRHDIAFVEFDNEVQAGAARDALQGFKITQANAMKISFAKK, encoded by the exons ATGGCCACTCCGGATGTACGGCTTAATCACACAATCTACATCAACAACTTAAATGAGAAAATCAAGAAAGATG AGTTGAAAAAGTCGCTGTACGCAATCTTCTCACAGTTCGGGCAGATTTTGGACATCTTGGTTGCACGAAACCTGAAGATGAAGGGTCAGGcctttgtcattttcaaagAGGTTAACAGCGCTTCCAATGCACTGAGATCCATGCAGGGCTTTCCTTTCTACGACAAGCCCATG CGTATCCAGTATGCCAAGCAGGACTCTGACATCATAGCTAAGATGAAGGGGACATATGTGGAGCGTGACCgtaaaaaagagaagaagaagatcaaaGGAGCTGATGGAGCAGGAGCTAAGAAGGGTGTACCGGGAGCTGCTGCACCCATGGTTGCTGGGGTACCTGCTGCTATGCCTGTAA AGAATCCTCCCAATcacatcctcttcctcaccaaCCTGCCAGAGGAGACAAACGAGCTCATGCTCTCCATGCTCTTCAACCA GTTCCCCGGGTTCAAGGAGGTGCGTCTGGTCCCTGGTCGCCACGACATCGCCTTTGTGGAGTTTGACAATGAAGTGCAGGCCGGCGCTGCACGAGACGCACTACAAGGCTTTAAGATCACACAAGCAAACGCCATGAAGATCTCATTCGCTAAGAAATAA
- the actmap gene encoding actin maturation protease, giving the protein MSMECPLSPPPPPPAPGPPPPPALAPKKKLYQTIASSRNPVEGDHTEARLLLSQRESSFRKDLQWVLVNAYVPSLIQDGPQCGLVALWMSAHLRQPQLSIDMENVVQTALSRGYTAQGEMFSADNMALLAEEVCGCKAELLSGGLSGNNAATIISHLWGRQPVLIPYDEDYNHEPCQRSGHRAHWAVASGVLLGLGQGSVSKEHAQPDPTLPWLYLAADGSCSCPVSSTAVKEVYILAKQGKSLRYQLWSLDSVAQSNEQLRKMDPHRANDGIQYVVPQGGVEAGLAGQAVLLHTRTQRQ; this is encoded by the exons ATGTCAATGGAGTGCCCcctgtcaccaccaccacctccacctgctccaggtccaccacctcctcctgcctTAGCACCCAAGAAGAAGCTGTATCAGACTATAGCCAGTAGCAGGAATCCTGTAGAGGGGGACCACACTGAGGCCCGCTTACTGCTCAGTCAGAGGGAGAGCAG TTTTAGGAAGGACCTGCAGTGGGTACTGGTGAACGCATATGTGCCCTCCCTCATCCAAGATGGTCCACA GTGTGGCCTGGTGGCTTTGTGGATGTCTGCTCACCTTCGACAGCCACAGCTGAGTATTGACATGGAAAATGTTGTTCAGACAGCACTTAGCAGGGGATACACGGCACAGGGTGAAATGTTTTCAG ctGACAACATGGCCCTGCTGGCAGAAGAGGTTTGTGGCTGTAAGGCAGAACTGCTGTCAGGGGGTTTAAGTGGCAACAATGCTGCAACCATCATCTCACACCTGTGGGGGAGACAGCCTGTTCTCATCCC ATATGATGAGGACTACAACCATGAGCCGTGCCAACGTAGCGGCCACAGGGCGCACTGGGCAGTCGCCTCAG GTGTTCTCCTCGGTTTGGGCCAGGGGAGCGTTAGCAAAGAGCACGCTCAACCTGATCCCACTCTGCCCTGGCTCTACCTTGCCGCTGACGGCAGCTGTTCTTGTCCTGTCAGCAGCACGGCAGTCAAAGAGGTTTATATCCTGGCTAAGCAGGGTAAAAGTCTGCGCTACCAGCTGTGGAGTTTGGACAGCGTAGCTCAGAGCAACGAGCAGCTGAGGAAGATGGACCCTCATAGGGCTAATGACGGGATCCAGTATGTGGTTCCTCAAGGAGGGGTGGAAGCCGGGCTGGCTGGACAGGCGGTGCTGCTCCACACAAGGACACAGAGGCAGTAA
- the snrpa gene encoding U1 small nuclear ribonucleoprotein A isoform X3: MATPDVRLNHTIYINNLNEKIKKDELKKSLYAIFSQFGQILDILVARNLKMKGQAFVIFKEVNSASNALRSMQGFPFYDKPMRIQYAKQDSDIIAKMKGTYVERDRKKEKKKIKGAESKLKIMLSFCLGGSILTNCLLSSQVAENPPNHILFLTNLPEETNELMLSMLFNQFPGFKEVRLVPGRHDIAFVEFDNEVQAGAARDALQGFKITQANAMKISFAKK; encoded by the exons ATGGCCACTCCGGATGTACGGCTTAATCACACAATCTACATCAACAACTTAAATGAGAAAATCAAGAAAGATG AGTTGAAAAAGTCGCTGTACGCAATCTTCTCACAGTTCGGGCAGATTTTGGACATCTTGGTTGCACGAAACCTGAAGATGAAGGGTCAGGcctttgtcattttcaaagAGGTTAACAGCGCTTCCAATGCACTGAGATCCATGCAGGGCTTTCCTTTCTACGACAAGCCCATG CGTATCCAGTATGCCAAGCAGGACTCTGACATCATAGCTAAGATGAAGGGGACATATGTGGAGCGTGACCgtaaaaaagagaagaagaagatcaaaGGAGCTG agagcaaattaaaaataatgttatCATTTTGTCTCGGCGGTTCTATTCTGACCAACTGTCTTTTATCCTCACAGGTTGCAGAGAATCCTCCCAATcacatcctcttcctcaccaaCCTGCCAGAGGAGACAAACGAGCTCATGCTCTCCATGCTCTTCAACCA GTTCCCCGGGTTCAAGGAGGTGCGTCTGGTCCCTGGTCGCCACGACATCGCCTTTGTGGAGTTTGACAATGAAGTGCAGGCCGGCGCTGCACGAGACGCACTACAAGGCTTTAAGATCACACAAGCAAACGCCATGAAGATCTCATTCGCTAAGAAATAA
- the snrpa gene encoding U1 small nuclear ribonucleoprotein A isoform X2 encodes MATPDVRLNHTIYINNLNEKIKKDELKKSLYAIFSQFGQILDILVARNLKMKGQAFVIFKEVNSASNALRSMQGFPFYDKPMRIQYAKQDSDIIAKMKGTYVERDRKKEKKKIKGADGAGAKKGVPGAAAPMVAGVPAAMPVAENPPNHILFLTNLPEETNELMLSMLFNQFPGFKEVRLVPGRHDIAFVEFDNEVQAGAARDALQGFKITQANAMKISFAKK; translated from the exons ATGGCCACTCCGGATGTACGGCTTAATCACACAATCTACATCAACAACTTAAATGAGAAAATCAAGAAAGATG AGTTGAAAAAGTCGCTGTACGCAATCTTCTCACAGTTCGGGCAGATTTTGGACATCTTGGTTGCACGAAACCTGAAGATGAAGGGTCAGGcctttgtcattttcaaagAGGTTAACAGCGCTTCCAATGCACTGAGATCCATGCAGGGCTTTCCTTTCTACGACAAGCCCATG CGTATCCAGTATGCCAAGCAGGACTCTGACATCATAGCTAAGATGAAGGGGACATATGTGGAGCGTGACCgtaaaaaagagaagaagaagatcaaaGGAGCTGATGGAGCAGGAGCTAAGAAGGGTGTACCGGGAGCTGCTGCACCCATGGTTGCTGGGGTACCTGCTGCTATGCCT GTTGCAGAGAATCCTCCCAATcacatcctcttcctcaccaaCCTGCCAGAGGAGACAAACGAGCTCATGCTCTCCATGCTCTTCAACCA GTTCCCCGGGTTCAAGGAGGTGCGTCTGGTCCCTGGTCGCCACGACATCGCCTTTGTGGAGTTTGACAATGAAGTGCAGGCCGGCGCTGCACGAGACGCACTACAAGGCTTTAAGATCACACAAGCAAACGCCATGAAGATCTCATTCGCTAAGAAATAA
- the snrpa gene encoding U1 small nuclear ribonucleoprotein A isoform X7, translated as MATPDVRLNHTIYINNLNEKIKKDELKKSLYAIFSQFGQILDILVARNLKMKGQAFVIFKEVNSASNALRSMQGFPFYDKPMRIQYAKQDSDIIAKMKGTYVERDRKKEKKKIKGADGAGAKKGVPGAAAPMVAGVPAAMPGMPPMSQAPRMMHMPGQPPYMPPPGMMPPPGMAPGQMPPGAMPPGQMMPGQMPGQMPQQVAENPPNHILFLTNLPEETNELMLSMLFNQFPGFKEVRLVPGRHDIAFVEFDNEVQAGAARDALQGFKITQANAMKISFAKK; from the exons ATGGCCACTCCGGATGTACGGCTTAATCACACAATCTACATCAACAACTTAAATGAGAAAATCAAGAAAGATG AGTTGAAAAAGTCGCTGTACGCAATCTTCTCACAGTTCGGGCAGATTTTGGACATCTTGGTTGCACGAAACCTGAAGATGAAGGGTCAGGcctttgtcattttcaaagAGGTTAACAGCGCTTCCAATGCACTGAGATCCATGCAGGGCTTTCCTTTCTACGACAAGCCCATG CGTATCCAGTATGCCAAGCAGGACTCTGACATCATAGCTAAGATGAAGGGGACATATGTGGAGCGTGACCgtaaaaaagagaagaagaagatcaaaGGAGCTGATGGAGCAGGAGCTAAGAAGGGTGTACCGGGAGCTGCTGCACCCATGGTTGCTGGGGTACCTGCTGCTATGCCT GGAATGCCTCCCATGAGCCAGGCTCCCCGTATGATGCACATGCCAGGCCAGCCACCTTATATGCCCCCTCCTGGCATGATGCCTCCTCCGGGGATGGCACCTGGTCAGATGCCCCCTGGTGCCATGCCTCCTGGCCAGATGATGCCCGGACAGATGCCTGGACAGATGCCCCAGCAG GTTGCAGAGAATCCTCCCAATcacatcctcttcctcaccaaCCTGCCAGAGGAGACAAACGAGCTCATGCTCTCCATGCTCTTCAACCA GTTCCCCGGGTTCAAGGAGGTGCGTCTGGTCCCTGGTCGCCACGACATCGCCTTTGTGGAGTTTGACAATGAAGTGCAGGCCGGCGCTGCACGAGACGCACTACAAGGCTTTAAGATCACACAAGCAAACGCCATGAAGATCTCATTCGCTAAGAAATAA